Proteins from one Microcaecilia unicolor chromosome 2, aMicUni1.1, whole genome shotgun sequence genomic window:
- the TMEM187 gene encoding transmembrane protein 187 — translation MKLLWVDEQALLHVAASCCLCFLVVSTGLFDGVATEVGYGNYAEEVVTWLPAFVAMPFNCSINIGYMLLGIFWLHRWRKTQRQKDFRRMYMKDIFALMAIIYGPVQWARLWTQSHRTAVLDQWFTLPIFAWVLVWCKSILDGWKPLIILLIEGLSLASYSLCLLHSCGFEVALGCHVLGALLSALQVQRRYGDSTSWMYFWLTLMYCFGFITLKLLDHSLTQWLLFRRLTGHFWSKVCDIMQFHCAFRFLERVEQCSVLKVQM, via the coding sequence ATGAAACTGCTTTGGGTTGATGAGCAGGCCCTGCTGCATGTGGCTGCAAGCTGCTGCCTCTGCTTCCTTGTTGTAAGCACTGGTCTTTTCGATGGTGTGGCTACTGAAGTGGGCTATGGGAATTATGCTGAAGAAGTTGTGACCTGGCTACCAGCATTTGTAGCTATGCCCTTTAATTGCTCCATTAATATTGGGTACATGCTTTTGGGTATCTTCTGGTTACACAGATGGCGCAAGACACAGAGGCAGAAAGATTTCCGCAGAATGTACATGAAGGATATCTTTGCACTGATGGCAATCATATATGGCCCAGTCCAGTGGGCTAGGCTGTGGACTCAGAGCCACAGAACAGCGGTTTTGGACCAGTGGTTCACTTTGCCCATCTTTGCCTGGGTGCTTGTTTGGTGTAAATCAATCCTAGATGGGTGGAAGCCATTGATCATCCTGCTAATAGAAGGGCTTTCGCTAGCCAGTTACTCCCTCTGCCTGTTGCATAGCTGTGGCTTTGAAGTAGCCCTGGGCTGTCATGTGCTAGGCGCTTTACTAAGTGCCCTCCAGGTCCAGCGGCGGTATGGAGACTCCACCTCCTGGATGTACTTCTGGCTCACCTTGATGTACTGCTTTGGCTTCATTACCTTGAAACTACTCGACCACTCGCTGACCCAATGGCTCCTGTTTCGTAGGCTCACAGGCCACTTCTGGTCCAAAGTGTGTGATATCATGCAGTTCCACTGTGCCTTCCGCTTTCTTGAACGTGTGGAACAGTGCAGCGTTCTCAAAGTTCAGATGTAA